Proteins encoded by one window of Pseudomonas sp. PSKL.D1:
- a CDS encoding ubiquinone biosynthesis accessory factor UbiJ: MLLAGLLASVEHGLNRVLRMDSTALPRLAALEGKVIEVDCRQPALQVFILPDEEGLMLAAHWEGEVDCSLRAPAGSLAQLALAKDKTAVLHSPQVELHGDSAVLLDLFGVLQDLELDWEHELQRWLGPVATALLAGHIRLRARWTRQGLARFSQNLSEYLAEESRTLVGKREAEAAFSELDHLKVDIERLEARLQRLSRSLDTSDNA, translated from the coding sequence ATGCTGCTGGCCGGGCTGCTCGCCAGCGTCGAACATGGCCTGAACCGCGTCCTGCGCATGGACAGCACGGCATTGCCGCGCCTGGCTGCGCTCGAAGGCAAGGTCATCGAAGTCGACTGCCGCCAACCGGCCCTGCAGGTGTTCATCCTGCCCGATGAAGAAGGCCTGATGCTCGCCGCCCACTGGGAGGGCGAGGTCGACTGCAGCCTGCGCGCCCCTGCCGGCAGCCTGGCGCAACTGGCCCTGGCCAAGGACAAGACCGCCGTGCTGCATAGCCCACAGGTAGAACTGCATGGCGACAGTGCCGTGCTGCTCGACCTGTTCGGCGTGCTGCAAGACCTGGAACTGGACTGGGAACACGAGCTGCAACGCTGGCTTGGCCCGGTTGCCACGGCGCTGCTGGCCGGCCACATACGCCTGCGCGCACGCTGGACCCGCCAGGGCCTGGCGCGTTTCAGCCAGAACCTGTCCGAATACCTGGCCGAAGAGTCGCGCACCCTGGTGGGCAAGCGTGAAGCAGAAGCCGCCTTCAGTGAACTCGATCATCTGAAGGTTGACATAGAACGCCTTGAGGCGCGCCTGCAGCGCCTTTCCCGATCCCTTGATACCAGCGATAACGCATGA
- a CDS encoding phosphoribosyl-ATP diphosphatase codes for MSDTLTRLAEVLEERKQAAPDSSYVASLYHKGLNKILEKLGEESIETIIAAKDAAVSKDCSDVIYETADLWFHSLVMLSALGQHPQAVLDELERRFGLSGHDEKAARQPSA; via the coding sequence ATGAGCGACACCCTCACCCGCCTGGCCGAAGTGCTGGAAGAGCGCAAGCAAGCCGCGCCAGACAGCTCCTACGTGGCCAGCCTGTACCACAAGGGCCTGAACAAGATCCTTGAAAAGCTCGGCGAAGAGTCCATCGAGACGATCATTGCCGCCAAGGATGCCGCCGTCAGCAAGGATTGCAGCGATGTCATCTATGAAACCGCAGACCTGTGGTTTCATAGCCTGGTCATGCTCAGCGCGCTGGGCCAGCATCCACAAGCCGTGCTAGATGAACTGGAGCGCCGTTTCGGCCTTTCCGGGCACGATGAAAAGGCCGCACGTCAGCCCTCGGCCTGA
- the hisI gene encoding phosphoribosyl-AMP cyclohydrolase, translating into MKDWLDEIKWNSDGLVPAIAQDHKTGRVLMMAWMNRESLALTAAEQRAIYWSRSRGKLWRKGEESGHVQKLHEMRLDCDADVIILMVEQLGHIACHTGRESCFYRVYEGGQWKTVDPVLKDPDAIYSAGH; encoded by the coding sequence ATGAAAGACTGGCTGGACGAGATCAAGTGGAACAGCGATGGCCTGGTACCGGCAATCGCTCAGGACCACAAGACCGGACGCGTGTTGATGATGGCCTGGATGAACCGTGAATCGCTGGCCCTTACCGCCGCCGAGCAACGTGCCATCTACTGGTCGCGTTCCCGTGGCAAACTGTGGCGCAAGGGCGAAGAGTCCGGCCATGTGCAAAAGCTGCATGAGATGCGCCTGGACTGCGATGCCGACGTGATCATCCTGATGGTCGAGCAACTGGGCCATATCGCCTGCCATACCGGCCGTGAAAGCTGCTTCTACCGCGTTTACGAAGGCGGCCAGTGGAAAACCGTCGACCCCGTGTTGAAAGACCCGGATGCCATCTACAGCGCAGGACACTGA
- the ubiB gene encoding ubiquinone biosynthesis regulatory protein kinase UbiB → MKLLAVRRLFRIQRVVIRYRLDDLLFDLPLPWWLMSLRLLMPWRWLPRKPSELSRGARLRLALQDLGPIFIKFGQLLSTRRDLLPTDIADELMLLQDRVPPFDPQKAVALIEAQLGAKVGEVFSRFDVEPLASASVAQVHAARLKSGEEVVVKVVRPGLKPVIAQDLAWLFLIAKAAERASADARRLHPVEIVNDYEKTIYDELDLLREAANASQLRRNFEGSELMYVPQVYWDHCRPKVLVMERIYGVPVTDMATLADQRTDMKLLAERGVEVFFTQVFRDSFFHADMHPGNIFVSTVKPWSPQYIAIDCGIVGSLTAEDQDYLARNLIAFFKRDYRRVAQLHIDSGWVPAHTKVNEFEAAIRTVCEPIFEKPLKDISFGQVLMRLFQTARRFNMEVQPQLVLLQKTLLNIEGLGRQLYPDLDLWSTAKPFLERWMRDRMSPKAVLGNLHSQVEQLPHLADMTRDLLERLSQPHLHDPQLPERRRQGDRWALRLLGAGLLGGGAVLAASAAEAASLAAPAAWPAWLMLAAGLYLIVRQ, encoded by the coding sequence ATGAAGCTGCTCGCCGTCCGCCGTCTTTTCCGCATCCAGCGCGTGGTGATCCGCTACCGTCTTGATGACCTGCTGTTCGACCTGCCCCTGCCTTGGTGGCTGATGAGCCTGCGCCTGTTGATGCCCTGGCGCTGGCTGCCGCGCAAGCCATCCGAGCTGAGCCGTGGGGCGAGGTTGCGCCTGGCGCTGCAGGACCTGGGGCCGATTTTCATCAAATTCGGCCAGTTGCTGTCCACGCGGCGTGACCTGCTGCCCACTGACATCGCCGACGAGCTGATGCTTTTGCAGGATCGCGTACCACCGTTCGACCCGCAAAAGGCTGTCGCGCTGATCGAAGCGCAACTTGGCGCCAAGGTGGGCGAAGTGTTCAGCCGCTTCGACGTCGAGCCACTGGCCTCGGCTTCGGTGGCGCAAGTACACGCCGCGCGCCTTAAAAGTGGTGAAGAGGTGGTGGTCAAGGTGGTGCGCCCGGGCCTGAAGCCAGTGATTGCCCAGGACCTGGCCTGGCTGTTCCTGATCGCCAAGGCTGCCGAGCGCGCCTCGGCCGATGCACGCCGCCTGCACCCAGTAGAAATCGTCAACGATTACGAAAAGACCATCTACGATGAACTCGACCTGTTGCGCGAGGCGGCCAACGCCAGCCAGCTACGCCGTAACTTCGAAGGCTCGGAGCTTATGTATGTGCCCCAGGTGTACTGGGACCACTGCCGCCCCAAGGTGCTGGTGATGGAGCGCATTTACGGCGTACCGGTGACCGACATGGCCACCCTGGCCGACCAGCGCACCGATATGAAGCTGCTGGCCGAGCGCGGCGTGGAGGTGTTCTTCACCCAAGTGTTCCGCGACAGCTTCTTCCACGCCGACATGCACCCGGGCAACATCTTTGTCAGCACGGTCAAACCGTGGAGCCCGCAATACATCGCCATCGACTGCGGCATCGTCGGCAGCCTGACCGCCGAGGACCAGGACTACCTGGCGCGCAACCTGATCGCCTTCTTCAAGCGTGACTACCGCCGCGTGGCACAGTTGCACATCGATTCGGGCTGGGTGCCGGCGCACACCAAAGTCAACGAGTTCGAGGCGGCAATCCGCACGGTGTGCGAGCCGATTTTCGAGAAGCCGCTGAAAGACATTTCCTTCGGCCAGGTACTGATGCGCCTGTTCCAGACCGCACGGCGCTTCAACATGGAAGTCCAGCCACAATTGGTGCTGCTGCAAAAAACCCTGCTCAACATCGAGGGCCTGGGCCGTCAGCTTTACCCGGACCTGGACCTGTGGAGCACGGCCAAGCCGTTCCTCGAACGCTGGATGCGCGACCGCATGAGCCCCAAGGCCGTGCTGGGCAACCTGCACAGCCAGGTCGAACAACTGCCGCACCTGGCCGACATGACCCGCGACCTGCTCGAACGCCTGTCGCAGCCGCACCTGCACGACCCGCAACTGCCGGAGCGGCGCCGCCAGGGTGACCGCTGGGCTCTGCGCCTGCTGGGCGCCGGCCTGCTTGGCGGCGGTGCGGTGCTGGCCGCCAGCGCTGCCGAAGCCGCCAGCCTCGCCGCCCCCGCCGCCTGGCCCGCCTGGCTGATGCTGGCCGCTGGCCTTTACCTGATCGTGCGCCAATAG
- a CDS encoding twin-arginine translocase TatA/TatE family subunit translates to MGIFDWKHWIVLLVVVVLVFGTKKLKNFGSDLGESIKGFRKAMNDEENKPAEQTPPPAQPVPPVQPVQNTAQQPQGHTIEGQAQPVQEPQRKD, encoded by the coding sequence ATGGGTATTTTTGACTGGAAACACTGGATCGTCCTGCTGGTTGTCGTCGTCCTGGTGTTCGGCACCAAAAAGCTGAAAAACTTCGGCAGCGACCTGGGCGAGTCGATCAAAGGCTTCCGCAAGGCGATGAACGACGAAGAGAACAAACCGGCCGAACAGACCCCGCCGCCAGCGCAGCCGGTGCCACCTGTACAACCTGTGCAGAACACCGCACAACAGCCCCAGGGCCATACCATCGAGGGCCAGGCTCAGCCGGTCCAAGAGCCACAGCGGAAAGACTGA